The proteins below are encoded in one region of Pongo pygmaeus isolate AG05252 chromosome 20, NHGRI_mPonPyg2-v2.0_pri, whole genome shotgun sequence:
- the SERTAD3 gene encoding SERTA domain-containing protein 3 isoform X2 — MVGGLKRKHSDLEEEEERWKWSPAGLQSYQQALLRISLDKVQRSLGPRAPSLRRHVLIHNTLQQLQAALRLAPAPALPPEPLFLGEEDFSLSATIGSILRELDTSMDGTEPPQNPMAPLSLQNEVPPQPDPVFLEALSSRYLGDSGLDDFFLDIDTSAVEKEPARAPPEPPHNLFCAPGSWEWNELDHIMEIILGS, encoded by the coding sequence ATGGTGGGAGGCTTGAAGAGGAAACACTCTGAtttggaagaggaggaggagaggtggaaGTGGAGTCCAGCAGGCCTTCAGAGCTACCAGCAAGCCCTGCTCCGCATCTCCCTAGACAAAGTCCAGCGCAGTCTGGGCCCCCGAGCACCCAGCCTCCGCAGGCATGTCCTTATCCATAACACCCTCCAACAGCTGCAGGCTGCACTTCGCCTGGCTcccgcccctgccctgccccccgAGCCCCTCTTCCTGGGCGAGGAGGATTTCTCCCTGTCAGCCACCATTGGCTCTATTCTCAGGGAGCTGGACACCTCCATGGATGGGACTGAGCCCCCTCAGAATCCAATGgctcccctcagcctccagaatgaaGTGCCACCCCAGCCTGATCCAGTCTTCTTAGAAGCTCTGAGCTCCCGGTACTTGGGGGACTCTGGCCTGGATGACTTCTTTCTGGACATTGACACATCTGCGGTAGAAAAGGAGCCTGCACGGGCCCCACCAGAGCCTCCTCACAACCTCTTCTGTGCCCCAGGTTCCtgggagtggaatgaactggatcACATCATGGAAATCATTCTGGGTTCCTAA
- the SERTAD3 gene encoding SERTA domain-containing protein 3 isoform X1: MAPPSQSTPRGGRDSSQSRLAARLRGGAGGPEARRRGPAESIMVGGLKRKHSDLEEEEERWKWSPAGLQSYQQALLRISLDKVQRSLGPRAPSLRRHVLIHNTLQQLQAALRLAPAPALPPEPLFLGEEDFSLSATIGSILRELDTSMDGTEPPQNPMAPLSLQNEVPPQPDPVFLEALSSRYLGDSGLDDFFLDIDTSAVEKEPARAPPEPPHNLFCAPGSWEWNELDHIMEIILGS; this comes from the exons ATGGCTCCGCCCAGCCAATCGACGCCCCGCGGCGGGCGGGACTCCAGCCAATCGCGGCTCGCAGCTCGGCTCCGGGGCGGGGCTGGTGGGCCAGAGGCCAGACGGAGAGGCCCCGCCGAG AGCATCATGGTGGGAGGCTTGAAGAGGAAACACTCTGAtttggaagaggaggaggagaggtggaaGTGGAGTCCAGCAGGCCTTCAGAGCTACCAGCAAGCCCTGCTCCGCATCTCCCTAGACAAAGTCCAGCGCAGTCTGGGCCCCCGAGCACCCAGCCTCCGCAGGCATGTCCTTATCCATAACACCCTCCAACAGCTGCAGGCTGCACTTCGCCTGGCTcccgcccctgccctgccccccgAGCCCCTCTTCCTGGGCGAGGAGGATTTCTCCCTGTCAGCCACCATTGGCTCTATTCTCAGGGAGCTGGACACCTCCATGGATGGGACTGAGCCCCCTCAGAATCCAATGgctcccctcagcctccagaatgaaGTGCCACCCCAGCCTGATCCAGTCTTCTTAGAAGCTCTGAGCTCCCGGTACTTGGGGGACTCTGGCCTGGATGACTTCTTTCTGGACATTGACACATCTGCGGTAGAAAAGGAGCCTGCACGGGCCCCACCAGAGCCTCCTCACAACCTCTTCTGTGCCCCAGGTTCCtgggagtggaatgaactggatcACATCATGGAAATCATTCTGGGTTCCTAA
- the BLVRB gene encoding flavin reductase (NADPH) has product MAVKKIAIFGATGQTGLTTLAQAVQAGYEVTVLVRDSSRLPSEGPQPAHVVVGDVLQAADVDKTVAGQDAVIVLLGTRNDLSPTTVMSEGARNIVAAMKAHGVDKVVACTSAFLLWDPTKVPPRLQAVTDDHIRMHKVLQESGLKYVAVMPPHIGDQPLTGAYTVTLDGRGPSRVISKHDLGHFMLRCLTTDEYDGHSTYPSHQYQ; this is encoded by the exons ATGGCCGTCAAGAAGATCGCGATCTTCGGCGCCACTGGCCAGACCGGGCTCACCACCCTGGCGCAGGCGGTGCAAGCAG GTTACGAAGTGACAGTGCTGGTGCGGGACTCCTCCAGGCTGCCATCAGAAGGGCCCCAGCCAGCCCACGTGGTAGTGGGGGATGTTCTGCAGGCAGCCGATGTGGACAAGACCGTGGCTGGGCAGGACGCTGTCATCGTGCTGCTGGGCACCCGCAATGACCTCA GTCCCACGACAGTGATGTCCGAGGGTGCCCGGAACATTGTGGCAGCCATGAAGGCTCATGGTGTGGACAAGGTCGTGGCCTGCACCTCGG CTTTCCTGCTCTGGGACCCTACCAAGGTGCCCCCACGACTGCAGGCTGTGACTGATGACCACATCCGGATGCACAAGGTGCTGCAGGAATCGGGCCTGAAGTACGTGGCTGTGATGCCACCACACATAG GAGACCAGCCGCTAACTGGGGCGTACACAGTGACCCTGGATGGACGAGGGCCCTCGAGGGTCATCTCCAAACATGACCTGGGCCATTTCATGCTGCGCTGCCTCACCACTGATGAGTACGATGGACACAGCACCTACCCCTCCCACCAGTACCAGTAG